Proteins encoded in a region of the Uloborus diversus isolate 005 chromosome 1, Udiv.v.3.1, whole genome shotgun sequence genome:
- the LOC129230585 gene encoding uncharacterized protein LOC129230585 codes for MMTARLNQDALERFFGMMRNAGGSNDHPDSLVFLHIFKLIGTYSLIKPPKGSNVTGADLLQTLMKPSDVMNSEFPCEKDSYLSKLDEIITKGHLGEIPELLQNKTVTQTKSYHPLYDQFIFSFRSIGICNSGYIARKS; via the exons ATGATGACTGCTCGTCTAAATCAAGATGCATTAGAG AGATTTTTTGGCATGATGCGGAATGCCGGTGGGTCAAATGATCACCCTGACTCCTTggtatttttgcacatttttaagctGATTGGCACGTACTCCCTTATCAAGCCACCAAAGGGCAGCAATGTCACTGGAGCTGATCTTTTGCAGACTCTGATGAAGCCTTCAGATGTTATGAATTCTGAATTTCCGTGTGAGAAAGACTCATATTTATCAAAACTGGATGAAATCATAACCAAAGGACACTTGGGAGAAATACCtgaattacttcaaaacaaaactgtgactcaaaccaaatcctaccatcCTCTATATGACCAATTCATATTCTCTTTCAGATCAATCGGAATATGCAATTCCGGGTACATTGCAAGAAAATCTTAG